The Coffea arabica cultivar ET-39 chromosome 2c, Coffea Arabica ET-39 HiFi, whole genome shotgun sequence genome includes the window GGAAAGCGCTTTGAACAAGGGCTAGATTCCAACTGATTAAAACAATTAATTCAGCCAGTTTCATCCACCCCAAATTTTGATTGATTACGCGCAATACACGATTATGTTCCGACGTCGTCTGTATCACTGAAGAAAAAAGCAAGCATGCATGCACGTGGAATGGAAAGGAAAAGCCAATTTGCTTATGACTTAATGCATGCCCGCAATATACTACGCACCGGACCAATTTGCTTATGACTTAAATTTCTGTGGAAAGGAAAAGCCACCTACCTACCTACCTAAAGCCGAGATTTCTGTGAGAGCTCATAATAGACTCGCGAAGCTGCTCTGCATTAGCAGAAGGTTATCCTTAGTGGATGGCATTGCCAGTTGAACATCAGAACGTGACATGTAGTTGGGCTTCTAAAGGACAAAGGGTCAAGATTTGTCATGCAAACAACACAGCACCAGGGGAAGGTCGCAGTCCAGGGACAGAGATTCAGAAGGTGCTCCTCAGTCTGAAGGGTGCTTGCCACAAAGATTAACCTCCATGAATATGcttttcaattttgatttttcatttaaaccaccagaaaaaaaagaggaaagagtATAGGCGAGCAAATAAACAATGATAAATCGCGgcccaaaaatagaaaaaaaaaacacccatGTTGTGTCACAAGGATGGATGACCCCGAGACTAGAAAGTGAAGCCACTGGACCGCGAGTTCAGCAGCACATCAGACACGATTTCACAGCCCCCATGCCTGCAGTGTACTTTCAGAATATAAACATGGCTGTGAAGTTAATAGCACTTGAATATAAACTGCAAAAAAGTTTTGTCCTACCTTGATCACCACACCCAACGCCTCACTGCAACCGTTCTTGTTCATCGGATTTAAAGCAGAGTACCGTCCACACTCCTACAACAAGAAGGAAAGAACAAAACTAATGGAGTAAAGCCGCGGCAGCAACAGAATAAATTTGGATCTTCCCCTGGTTTAACAAGGACCTACCTGGCTTTACTACTACATAATGCACGATGTTAACTATCCATATTCCTAACACCCGCTGCTGCGATAGAATAAAACAAATGCATGTAAACCGCATATCAAACTCGCGTTTTGAATCACAATGGTCCACTGTGAACATTGGATACAGTATCAGTTTGcaaagaaatgcaaaagttaCAAATAGTTAACTAGCAAATCTAATTCTAATAAAATTGAGGACAAACATTGTACAAAATGTCATTGCCTCAACAAACCTATTAAAGCTTTAATAAAATACTGATTTCTCGCTCATCTCCTGGATTTGGCTCCTTTTTCTACCACTTTCCTCCCAACTCACTGCTGGGCACACTGCACTCTCTGAGCACCACCATGCATATCTTCATCTTCCTCGTATGCTTCTTGCGCTTGTTGTTTCCTACGCATCTCATCCTCAATGTTTACGTCATGTAGTGTGGTCTCCTCACACTCATCCAACTCCATGTCAGTAATTTGTTTTGTGGTCTTTGGTGGCAACACAGCCTCCAGAGACTTGCACTGCTCAGGGTCCAGATAGTCCGGGAATTCCACATTAAAGTGAATATACAATTTACCTCTCATAAATGGCCTCTGGTACACCACCATCCCCTCATCATTTATTGCCTTGAATTGATCTGTAGTAACACCAAAACAAGGATGGGTTAATGGGGTAAAGCATCTAGTATATATGTGGAATTCTTCCATTCCCAATTTTGCATACAATTAAAGGATTACTTGTCACCATCAGCATCTTAACGAAGTATTTGTGAAACCCAATCCACTTGTTACCAAGAGTTCAACAAACAAGGAGAGTAACATCAGCATGAGCATTTACCAATGAAACAATCAAAGAGGTGAAAAGCTGACATACATCAAGAACTTCGAATGTTCAGTGACTATTTAGTAAAAAGGAAGAACGGATGAATTAAGGAGTTGTTTCTTCAGACAATTGGTTCAGACTAAAATGGTCAGTAAACTATTCGGGACCTACCAGGCTTGACCACTTCTCCGGGCTGGGATTTAATAAGAAGTTGCCTGCCATCCAGGTGAGTCAAAATAAATTGGAAGCCGCAAAGAGCCTCAGTCAGGGAGAGAGTGTGCTCATAGAACAGGTCATCATGCTTGCGCTTGAATTTTGGATGCTCTTTCTGTTGCAGGACAAAGACAATATCCCCAGTAACTGTGTCCGGCTGCAAAGTAAAATCCAGTTAAATCTACACAAGCAGATAGTCATTCAACATTGATATAGACAATAAAGCAAAAAATTGTCAGAAAGAGCATACTGCTTCATCAGCTTCACCAGGGAATGTAATTTTTTGCCCATTTTGCATACCCTTCTCTACGACAACTTCCAAAACCTTCTTTTCCTGCACAACCTTCTCACCCTTGCACTGTGGGCAGCGATCCTTGTCGTTAATAGTTTCACCAGTACCTTTACACTCATTACAAGGATGCTGCATCTGCTGTATCATCGACGGACCAAGCTGTCTAATAGAAACTTTCATCCCAGACCCCTGACAGCCCGAACATTTCATTGAAGCACCTGATTTAGAACCTTTGCTGAAACTCAGTAAATTACACCACATCAGAATAACTGGGTAAACCATCATTAAGCAGCAAAATATAATGGTGACCAGTTGTATTACTCACCCCTTGCACTTTGGGCACAACACGTTTCGTGAGAGGGACAACTTCTTAGAGGTTCCATTGTACAGGTCCTCCAAAGAAACTTTAAGAGGATGAATGACATCCTCTCCCCTTCTTTGCCTTCTGCCTCTGCTGCTTCCACCTCCTGCATATGAGAAAATTCAAGAGATTGTCATCATGCATCACAAGTGCCAGTCAATTTGGATGTCCAATGTCATCCCCAATCAGCCACTTACCACCAAAAGGGCTACCACCAAAGAATGACTGGAAGATGTCAAATGGATCATGGACACCACCTCCACCACCCATTCCTTCCTTCAATGCATCCTCACCATACTGATCATAGATCTCACGCTTCTCTGGGTCACTAAGTACCTCGTAGGCTTGAGCTAGCTCTTTAAACTGAAACCACAGAATACTTCTTGTTAAAGCTACCATCACCCAATGCTGTGAGAAGTGACCACCTATAGCAGAAAATTATTGATATACTGTTTCACAATCAGCACAAAAAATTCGTACTTTGACACACCTATTAGAAACCACAATGACGTGAATTTAACCTTTTCAAGAAGAAATACTTAAGCAGCTTATGCACTTCCAGAGATGGTTTGCAGAAACGAACGAAATGGTAATAAGTAACATGGAAATGAAATACAATGATTTAGTGAAAGGGAAGCAATTAGTAAGTGAACAATATTTGATGTGTTGTTACTGAAACAACAGCATATTCAGAGTCATCCAGAATCATTATAGAGCAaaccaaaataataaaggagcAAAAAAGTATGCTCTAAACCATAAAACCAGTAAGGAAATCGTGTTCAATTACTATGTCAAGACTTTGAATAGGCAAAGTTACGACCCTTCTGTTAACGACCAAAAAATTAAAGAGTTCCTAAAGCCAATATATGTTCGCATGTACCAGCAAAACTGAGGCATAAATGAAAAAAGAGCCCATTTAGAAATAACAAATAACCCCACCCTCCCACCCACTCCACCCAAGAACAGCATaaagaatgaaaagaaaatgggaaaaataccAGGCGACAAGATTATAAGATTATACCTTTTCCGGATCTCCTCCCTTATCAGGGTGATTCTTGATGGCAGCTTTACGATAAGCCTTCTTGAGATCATCTTGGGAGGCGTTCTTGGAAACCCCCAATACCTCATAGTACTTTGTGTTATCGCTCCTTTTCGGCGCCCTCCCAAACATCTTGTTCTTCGATCTACTCCTTCAATCACgaacaatttcacaaaattagaTAGAAATCAAGAAAGATTCCCCGAATTTTACCGATCTATTGGTCGATTAACACACCAATCGTGAAAATGTCCAAGacagagaagaagaaaagagcgTACGGACGGAAACCCTAGAGGGATTGACGGTCGAGTGTTGACTTGGGAGCTGGCGGACGGGGTAAAATTAGCGGCCTAGCGAGCCACGACGATCGAGAgcgagggagagagagagagggttcGTCGAAGGTGAGATTTGTGGCTTTATTTTGAGGCGAAGAATTTGGACGGTCCAGATTTGCTGTCCGCTGGCTAACTCTCAAGCGTCTAGAATCTTCTATTACGGCCTTCTGATATGAACTTTGAAATCTATAGTACCCATATAATGTTATCCCTTTTTTTCAGTTTTAAAGTgtgaaaataaatgaaaatacaaTTGGTCATGGACAAGCTCCACACTAGTAAAAATGAAGTCTCAGGTATTCCTCCATTTATTACGAGAGGCATCACCACGCTCGTGCAAATACTTCTGATGTGTTACAAAGAATAACGCGAAGAGAAACGTCCATTATCTTGATCTTCAGCCCGTTTGTTTGGAAAGTGTTTACTTTTGATGGAGTTCCAAATAATAACGTGAAAAGAAATATCtactattttgattttgaaCCCTTTTGAAAAGTGTATTTCGTGGGTATTTATGTAAAACTTTAATATAACATATTGTGACGGGATTTATAAAAACACTTTCGCGAAGGAATTGAaaagcttttttatttttttctttctttttcttccctgtcctcttcttcctccttgCCACGGCCATTACTCCAATTAAGGGGGCAAGGTGAGggagaagagaaaaaagaaggagGAGGGGAAGAGGAGAAAGAGGGAGAGGATgaagtgcaaaaaaaaaaaaagagaagcaaCCGGCGGCCAGCACCTACAATGGTGGTGGCGGCGGCAGCAATGAGGTGGGGGGAGTTAGAAGAAGAACCGAAAGAAgagttttgaatattttgagatgtttattttaaaaattttagagagtatttgaaattttatgtaattaaagttgttaaaaaactcgtagaaaaaaaaaactcaccaAAAACTGAGGTCCCAAACAGGTTTCGTTTTCTACTGGCAATCGACAACCTTTACGCATTTGTTTCAAGAAGCTCGCGGAGAGTCCAAATACAGAGATACTTTTTCCATCCACACCTTGAACTCCAATGTCCCATACCGGGAGAGTTGGGGGAAGTTCGACTGAGAGCCATAGAAGATCGGAAACTCTtttatttgatgccttgaaagtACAATCCCCACACATTAACAAACAGAATCAACAACACGAGAATCCTGTTATCtgtctcaaactcattttgctTCCTGTTTTTTCGTATTGCAAGGTACAATGGACTTCTATACTAACTTGTGAGGGAAGTTGATGCAGTATGTGCAAGGTTTTGAGCTTCTACTAATGTCAGCCATCGCTATGCACAAATAACAACATAACTAGGACGGAGGACTAGCAGATTGCTGAAGGATATCCAAGCTTCAGCTTGGCCAAATGATAGCCGAAGTCTTTAAAATACTACTTTAATCCTCCAGCAGAAGCACAAAATATTTGCATCCGCCAGCCAGAAGTATCAGAAACATGGTGCTCCAATATCTGAGCAACAGTATGAAGATTCCGGGCTTAGGATTGATCAGGGCACTTACAATCCTCGCGTCATGAAATTTTGCAGCAAAAGCCTTTAAATTTAGAATATCAGGCTGATGATACAGATTAGGAAGAAAAAAGGTCAAACGTTTTGTGACAGCATTATTTTGAGTCAGATTAATTTACCTGCGGTCATACACAGAAACCAGGCAAGAGCTTTGCAAGTCTCTTGATTAACCTTGTGGATGCATTTGTTTTTACAAGCTTCTGATTGGCATGATCTTATGTATATTCTGGGTCATTCATCAGTATTTCACATCTAAGATGCAATGAACCAATGTATTAGGCTCCTGGCCTATTATCAAATGCCAATAAAAATCTGCGGGGCAACACAAGGACGTTAGTCAGATTATGGGGAGCATAAACCTTTTTCACTAAATGAACTGTTCAGACTAATATACCCTGATCGGCAAAAGGTTACAGAAAATCACAAAAGatagaaggaaaaaacaaaaagaccTCCACAACCATAtacaccatatatatatatatatatatatatatatattttaaaaggaAGCTTTACATTTTTCACTACAATGTATGAAAAGAGCCGTAACTGTCTCTCCCTTAGACTCTTGGGTTTACAATTGACTTGACTTGGCATTTCTCCTTTTAGATTCTAAAAGAACACACAAAATCACTTGGCATAAGGCAATGTTGTTATTGATGTGATATAACTAATTTTCAACAACAAACCTGAAAGGCATACCTTCTCTTGCGCCTTCCAACTTCTATTGCAGTTTGATCTTTTTCAGATAAGAAAAAAAAGCTTCATGGATAAATTAGGGATGGTTATAACATTTCGAAGTTATGCTTCTCTCTATTGACTCCATCATTAAAAGAAATTTCTCTCCAGAAAGGCCATAATTGCAGCCTACTTAATTTCCTGCAATAGGAAATATTaacttcatcaatttggtcAGCTATGTCTGACAGGGCTTTCATCTAATCCACTACAAAGTTGTTCCCCTTACAACTTGTCAATATTAAGCAACAAGAATACTCATAAATGGCATCATGAATTGAATAGCTAATATTCATGTTTAGGTTCAAACATAATCAATAACAAAGCACAAGAAGGCAATGAACGTTCTCACCCtgaaaaaatgatttcaaaCTGATGAATTTCTCACTTCACGTTTCTCATCAGCATGTCATGATTGACAAAAGCAATTCAACTGCACAAGAACCCTGGTTTGGTTATATTTGGCATTCATGCCATTATTCTAAACGAGCTGAAACATAACTGTCAATAGCAGAAAATTTACCTACTTTGAAAGATGGAATCTACATAGAATAGCTGCATGGGACACTCATCAGCATTCTTATCAATTTACCAAGGATTGCTGATCAACATAAACCACTGTGATCTAATAACCTGCTAAAAGAAGGACAAGGCTAGTGACACACGAGAATGGGAGGCAAATGTTGTTGTATTGCTGGCTAGGCAGAAGTTGAAACTCAGATTTTCATATATTTTGCTTCACAGGTAATCTAATGtataactgaaaaaaaaaaagataactgAAACAGAACCTAACCGGTCAGTTTGATATAATTAAGCTCCCCTAAAGATCAGAAAGGCCCAATATTATCCA containing:
- the LOC113725622 gene encoding dnaJ protein homolog isoform X1, with product MFGRAPKRSDNTKYYEVLGVSKNASQDDLKKAYRKAAIKNHPDKGGDPEKFKELAQAYEVLSDPEKREIYDQYGEDALKEGMGGGGGVHDPFDIFQSFFGGSPFGGGGSSRGRRQRRGEDVIHPLKVSLEDLYNGTSKKLSLSRNVLCPKCKGKGSKSGASMKCSGCQGSGMKVSIRQLGPSMIQQMQHPCNECKGTGETINDKDRCPQCKGEKVVQEKKVLEVVVEKGMQNGQKITFPGEADEAPDTVTGDIVFVLQQKEHPKFKRKHDDLFYEHTLSLTEALCGFQFILTHLDGRQLLIKSQPGEVVKPDQFKAINDEGMVVYQRPFMRGKLYIHFNVEFPDYLDPEQCKSLEAVLPPKTTKQITDMELDECEETTLHDVNIEDEMRRKQQAQEAYEEDEDMHGGAQRVQCAQQ
- the LOC113725622 gene encoding dnaJ protein homolog isoform X2, which translates into the protein MVALTRSILWFQFKELAQAYEVLSDPEKREIYDQYGEDALKEGMGGGGGVHDPFDIFQSFFGGSPFGGGGSSRGRRQRRGEDVIHPLKVSLEDLYNGTSKKLSLSRNVLCPKCKGKGSKSGASMKCSGCQGSGMKVSIRQLGPSMIQQMQHPCNECKGTGETINDKDRCPQCKGEKVVQEKKVLEVVVEKGMQNGQKITFPGEADEAPDTVTGDIVFVLQQKEHPKFKRKHDDLFYEHTLSLTEALCGFQFILTHLDGRQLLIKSQPGEVVKPDQFKAINDEGMVVYQRPFMRGKLYIHFNVEFPDYLDPEQCKSLEAVLPPKTTKQITDMELDECEETTLHDVNIEDEMRRKQQAQEAYEEDEDMHGGAQRVQCAQQ